The Lycium barbarum isolate Lr01 chromosome 11, ASM1917538v2, whole genome shotgun sequence genome contains the following window.
tgGATCAAATAatcatgaattttttttaaattttaaagtgCAACTGAACCAAAATTTCTATTTGGGTTCTCAAAAAATTGTGGGTTTCGTTTAAATTGTGGGACTGAAAATGGAGACATCAGAATTGGTGACTATCTTGCACAAAAATGTGACTTTCAGATACTCTAAATTGAAGATCTTATGACTTGGAGAAATAGTTTTTTACTACAGTCTTGTAATGTCCAGATAAACGAGCATACCTTCGGACTCATTATGTGCGGTTTGAATataccataatgtaatcggaagAATGAGAATGCAAGTTGATATTCAGAAACGAGTGCTGATTATTTGGATTACTTGAAATTGAGGAATACAGATTGTGGAATTGTGGTCTTGTCAATTTTAGATGGTTGTGGATAATGATACAAAGAAGAGCTCTGCCGTAATAAACTAGCGGCGGTGGCGGACCTAGGGGCGGATTATAATTGAAGAAGATGGAAGTAAAATactaaaaagcaaaaaaaaaaaaaaaaaatactgtaAGACTTTCCACTCTCTCATGGGACACACAATGTCTCATGTCATCAAAAAGTGTTAAATTGATACATTTCTTTAATAGTTTAGGTGCTCAATAATAATAAGGATTAGTTTAGGTGTCTTAGAGGAAAATAAAGACAAgtttaagggctcgtttggtataaGGAATAAGGAATAAATAATTTTGGAATTAATTTTGAGATGAGGGTATTAATTTGAAGTGTGAAAGGGAAGACAATATGTGTGAACATCTAAAGACTTTTATAACAGAGAGTCGATTTAGTAAATGGAATTGATTCTTCACATCGTATAATATAGGATGCACATATTCAATGATTGACCTATCGTAAGATTTTTTATTTCAGCTTGTCTAGAGTGCTCTTTATCAGTATTATTAAGTTACTTGTAATACGGTACAAGTAGTACTCgtcataattttttattttttttgtgggCACTTATCTTTCCTTTGTTTCTTTCTATTCATCAATTAGATAGACCAAAATAACAAATGGAGTATAGAAGTTATAGACGTTGGAAATAATTCTCTATATGAATTTACatttttttactttaaaaaaaacgTGTTAGTTCATGATCACTTATGAAACTTTACTGCCTCAATAACTGTCATATAATGGTATAAACAAAATATAGAGAAGACGGAGCTGAAGACTTAACCTAACCAATTTCGATTTCACCGCTTTAGAATTGATGTACAAGACAGCTTAGCAGTATGTGTTATTTCGCTTTTTGGTAGTTCTTGATCTATGTAATGATCGcagggtcgtttggtagatagtcgaaattatcccgggattataattccgggactaatttatcccatctattgagattattttataccatctaaaagatggtataaaataattccagtataagtgggataagaaagtataagctgggatatcctagcactaatttttgtaccatgtttagtacaaggtataaatttatcccaaacGACCCTTTAGAttattactctctccgtcccaaaaagTCTTAATTTGACTTGATACGGAGtttaataaataaagaaagatttttgaaacatgtgatccaaaacaagtcttagatatttgtgtggctgtaaattatctcataaagttaaattgtttataaatataaaaatgtgtcaatCTTTATGGAACAAACTAATAAAGAAAGTAAGACAATATttttgaaacggagagagtagtATATACATTAGCTTATAAACGATTGACTTTTCTTGATAGAAAATTTACCAATAAAACGTTAATTTCTGGGGAATAGGGTGATAGAAGCCTAAGCAAAGCTATGCAGTTAAAtagtactctctccgtcccaatttgtttgaaaGTTTGATCAGTTTAGGGAGTCAAATAACTCTTTCTTTGACTAcgattttcttcaatttttttttatatattgtgaattattaattatgcagaCTTATAGTACGTTttatatagttttcaaatatcTAAATTTCATTATAAAATACTCGAAGAATCTATAGTTAAAATTAAGTCAAAGAAAAAACTGTTTGACTCCCCAAACAGGTCAACCTtcaaataaattgggacggaggaagtaacaAATTAGCTAGATAATAAAGAAATGGATTAACACGTCTTCCGGATCTTATAAGTTGGTGTTGAAAGCGTATCACTAGAGTCAAGACACTGAAAGCAGTCTCTTTATTGGATATTCGATGCCTTGACCTTGAAGCCTAGCAAGTTATATAATTTGGGTTTTTCATTAATTGTTTATTCTGAATACAAAACAAACTCTAGTTTGGTTTAGTTGAGGGATAAATTAATCAGAAACACGGCTTCAGTTGTCTGCTGCCCTTATATGGCCATATATAAGACAGCTAGCTTTAGAATGCAAGTTAGTCAGACAGAAATTTTAAGGAAAgaaatcaaatcaagaaagaaaaaaaaaggagagagatcGAATAGTAGTAATTGCAAAGAAAATGGTGAGAACTCCATCTATTGACAAAAATGGAATAAAAAGAGGTGCATGGAGTGAAGATGAGGACAACAAACTAAGAGCTTATGTTGAAAGATTTGGTCATCCCAATTGGCGACAATTGCCTAAATATGCTGGTAAGTATATATGGATCGGATCCCCTAACTTCTTTTATGGCGaattgttttttgtttttcttttctattttgcTTTATGGAAGAGAAAATTCTTAGTAGTAATTTATTGTTTGAAATTTTGCAGGTCTAATGAGATGTGGGAAGAGCTGCAGACTGAGATGGATGAATTACTTGAGGCCTGATTTGAACAAAGGGAAATATAGTCATGAAGAAGAGCAACTCATTATTAAATTACACAATGAACTTGGAAACAGGTATATATATTGCACCAAGACATTATATTATTAGTTAAACTAATTGGTTGTATTCCCTTTTTCAAGTACTATTGAAGTTCCTAACATATTCAATTATTGCAGATGGTCAGCCATTGCTGCAAGATTACCAGGAAGATCAGACAACGATGTTAAAAATCATTGGCATGCTCATCTTAAGAAACGTGCGATAATAACAAGTACAAATTTATCAACGACGTTAATGGAGCAACTTACTGAATCTTCAGAGTCTGCAGGATCTCAAAATGAACAATCTTCTTATAAACTCTATTCAGAACAGGATACTCCAGCAACCTTACAATCAACGTCCCTGGAGGTTTCATCAAGTGATATATATTCCAGTTCTGATTCCCTATTAAATGGAATGATGGACTGGATCGACGAAGAATCGATGGAACAACTTTCAATTTTCAGTTCATTGGAACCACTTTCGGACTCCTTTTCTTGGACAAAATCCATCCACAATTTTCAGACAGAATCCTTTGACCAATTTTGGACCCAACCCTCTGATAATTTCTGGACAGAAAATTTCTATTAATTCTTAAACCTATACCTCAACTTTCAGTTTGATACATTAgttctgcatttttttttattttttttgtgagTAGGACGACGAGAATCTTTGCTAGCTGAATGGCATCTTAGCTTTTAATTTTTTACTTTGAATGATTATACTAATTGTTTACcttacaataacaataataatgacaATAATTGTTTACCCCATGTCAAGCTTGTCCCACGTGCTAAATGGATATTTTATTCAATATGTAAATGAATTTTTCAGTACTATCATTTGTCCTCGTGATTGAACTCTTTTTGGATCCACGTTTTTTCGTTAAAACAGTACTCTGCAACACGACCCTATATGACGTAGTTCTCGTGTTGATTGATGACATCATGAATGAACCAAGAACACGTACAGGGAAACCATACAATttgtatttatttattcattaatCGGACAAAATAAATTAATCAATTAATCAAAGTATTTTTTTTTGGGACTATCAGCGACAGTCTATTATTTTGGTTCAATAGGGAAATCTCAACTTGTCACATGCCAAGTCCATAGAACGTATCGTCCGTTAGGTtctgtttaaccttaaaatggggaacaattaaatttatgcgtgatgccaaagatatgtggctaagTTCAATTTGATATTAGATTACAAGGAAAACCAATAAGTGAATAAGGAAGCAGATCTGACTAGATGTTAATTAAGTCCGGCCTCGGGTATGAAAACCGAGGTCGATACCCTATGTTGAGTACGTATACGATGGATAATGGAAATGAACTCAAAAACAAAAATGGAGGTGAATGCAAGTAATTCTTTTGCTTTTGATAtgaactctttctttctttctgttgCCAACCCCCTACAATGGATGAaaacctcctctttatatagtagaggagtcctaaccctaatACAATTCTAAAGCAAAGGAAAGAAATCTGTGACAGCTGTTGCCGAGATCATCGCCGAAATATCCGGTTGAGGGCGGATATTTCGATCCTCTTCTTATGGCAGTTAACCGCCCTTCCTATAACGCCTGGTCCCCAATCCGAATTCGACGCCTCCTTCTCGATGACCTGGTCGGGTCGTACCCGAGCACAACCATGACATCGAGAAACCGAGCATGTCcgtatcctcggttttacccgtatacagatagtccccccatttcCCAAGGTAAAATTATTGACGGCGGAAAATGGACCCAAATAAAGCTGAACGGTCTGCCTCCTATTACCTAAGACAAGACCTTTCGTGCAACATTTCGTTCTGCCCGATGCTAGGTCATCATTACCTAGCCGCCAGATCCTTTTGGGAGACCTCACCGTGGCAGAGTCCTTGATACGCTACAGTACCTCTGGATTCTCTTCCTATATAAAGCCCATGCATCCTTCATGCTCCTACACTTCTTCAGATCTCACTTTGCTCCTCCTCAAAAACCTACTGCTATTCCTGTATTGAGCCCATAATACTCCTCGGATCTTCAATCTTCTTTTTTCAGGGCGTGACTACTTATCGTTAAGGAAAACCTTCCACGACCATGGCTTACGTACCGTTATTGACTCAGGGTGAAGATCAGCATTTGTTCATACCATTAACTGGAGCCGCTGGTTCTGATAGGGGGTTAGAATCTATCGCTGCTGGCATTGTTCCGTCGGGTTTTATCTATACGAACGACTGTAAAGTTCTTCATCATCTCGACCTGGTGGAGAATTTCGAATCTTGTATCGGTGATAGGGCCATTACTATGGTCAGGGAAGACTTCCATCTAGGCGTAGACGTCGACATCCTCCCCGTTGGGGATGGTGTGAAAATAAATCATCATGTTTCCGGTTACTcgttatcatatacttatcccttTTCCATAGGGTGCACCTTCCCTGTTCATCGAGTGATCGAGGACTTCTGCCGTCGgtactgataacgtccaaatacactcctcaaagagaaagtgtacacggtcgtatgcaatatatttacccaactatgagtcggggtcgatccgacagagaacaatatgctaggcgattaagaaagtaaggaactttcaccaactaagctaaagccaaacgataaatgatattttgggtttttgagaaatttatgactaatgcggaaatataaactaacctagaaagcaagtaaaatgatcaatggccacaagcatagatacaagggaaattactctctaGTAACGAttcaatgtattttacaattttacaactaagagcgggtttatgttaatagataatgatttctaaaatctcattgaaagtcttctaaccaaatcaatgaatttcactctaagcttttccaagccttagagtgtgatattaagcacaatcaatttaacctcaagtaactatcctcttccgagctcaagttattagatgagtttaatgacccaaatccttgttaactaatctttcccaacctagatttcctcttccaagctcaatctaagtaaatgggtgagtcctagggttagctaatccctttggaaacattcaagaacgagattaattaaatcaacaaagacccacttcaatagcaataaaaatcattcaatacataagcaaaacaagagtttcatccaacactttaatcctagaatatttccataaacaagattcaagtgaagaaaataaacactacacacttagatatacaatacaaaataagagattgaagaaatgaattaaaggtttaagaaatgttcaaccaaatcttcaaatcttcaaccccaaagtgtggtgtagatgaaccctagactccaagcttgcaaaatggcaaaagatgaataAAATTGCTCCCTTGTCTTCCTTTTGTAATTGCCTAatttttccaagttccaaaaatgacaaaatatgccccaaatttcagtttttgcagttctgcccgttttttgcagttctgtcccgtttttccaaaactgtccacttttgacagttttgcaaaactgtgcagtttttgtccaatttggcctctttttgacttggtttcttccgatcacttctaaatcacataaacctataaaagggaagtaaacgacattaaatgcactattttttcaatcaaaacatagcaataatctaagattaaagaagaaataagttggtaaaataccaacttatcaggtaCCGAATATGTATCGGGCAGATCGCCCCGCAAATTTGGAGGCTCGTGTATTGCATTGAGAAGTTGGCCAATGCGGCCGGAGTCGCTTTCACCCCCGACTATTTGCTTCATTTATATGTACCTCGGGTGATCTGAGGGGGAATTGTTCAGATGCTTCCCAGGGGGAGCCGAAGCCTAATCGACCTCGAAGATGATTATGATCGAGGATGGCTTCACCGGTTCGTGAtgacgaccgcttactcctagaGGTATAATTTGGACGTATCACTAACTAATTACTACAAAGCTAAATATGAGGATAGCATCCGAAAATTGCTATTGGGTAATCCTTTGGAATTGAAAAACAAAGCAAATCAAATCTTATCATTGAAtttgaaaacaaaaaaacaaagttTTAACCGTGTGGTTAAAACTTTTGAATTGGAAAGACAAAGTCCAAACGAATGCTATATAAAGAGGGGTGAGTGAATGGAAAAAGTACTACTGATGGAAAAATTAATTCTTCTTCGCTTAAGAATTTTATATCTGAAGAATGTAAAATTCTCAATTAAGAATTCTCACAAGAAAGTTATGAAAGTGAGAAGTTTAGTAAATTTAGTTTTCTCTATCTGAATTTTGGCCTACGAATGCATAAGTGGTTCTCATTTTGGTGTTCTTTTGAATTGTTAAAATGTTAATTTTTTTTGGTGTATTGTGCACTTCCTTTGTTTGAGAAATTGTAGCAACTAGTTGCTTGATTTGCAATTCTATAATGAGTTTTaggtatgtaaatgatatgactatattAGTCGTGGATCTATAATTTTATCGCGTTTTCATTATAAATTGCTCTACTTATAGTCCGCAAGATTATCGATATTGACTATTGTATCTTTATTTATTATAGATCCATAAAGCTACAATAAAACAACGAATGAAGCTTAGGAATTGTGACTTTGAATCAAGAAAATTAGGTGGTAATGCATTCAGTAGgtaaatttacatattttttcaGTTTCGATTCTTTAATAGGTAATTTACTTATGTTGATTGAACTATATTTTTATTAAAGATACCGTTCGCTTttatttttcttatattattattgttgttgttgttgttgttgtttaagaTTAGCCTTCTTAGAAAGATAAACAACAATCATGGACGTTTGAGAATCATTAAACAATTGCTTATCAATCTCGACTTCTTGCAGGCAAGCATCACATACTTGGAATGTTGAAATGCAAAATTGAGAAGTCTTTTTAtcattttttggaaaaaattaaGGTAAGTGGAAAGAGT
Protein-coding sequences here:
- the LOC132617898 gene encoding transcription factor MYB58-like — protein: MVRTPSIDKNGIKRGAWSEDEDNKLRAYVERFGHPNWRQLPKYAGLMRCGKSCRLRWMNYLRPDLNKGKYSHEEEQLIIKLHNELGNRWSAIAARLPGRSDNDVKNHWHAHLKKRAIITSTNLSTTLMEQLTESSESAGSQNEQSSYKLYSEQDTPATLQSTSLEVSSSDIYSSSDSLLNGMMDWIDEESMEQLSIFSSLEPLSDSFSWTKSIHNFQTESFDQFWTQPSDNFWTENFY